Genomic window (Cenarchaeum symbiont of Oopsacas minuta):
AAAGTAGGTTCATCTCTGCAATATGTCTGTGCATGATGTTACCGTTTTTGTCATATTTATGACATTTTGATTTGTTTGTTCATACTTGTGACATTTTGATTTGTTTGTAGAACTCTCATGCTTTGATCATGCAGTATCAAGTCGAGAACTGATCTATCTTTATTGGTAATAACCATATGTGCACAGAAAAACTAGGACTTTAGAAGGTTGTAAGAATAAGAACAAAAAGAGATCTGGCCATTACAAAACTAAAAAACAAACAAAATCATTACCGCATTTTGACAGATCCTACATGTACGTTGGTATTGACGTCCACAAGGAGTTCCTTCAGGTTGCAATGATGGACAAAAAAGGTAAAATTGTCTTTAACGAGAGAGTCGATAGAGACAACGATGAGGTGAAAAAGTTTTTCTTAAAAAATGTCCCAAAGAGTGCAAAATGTATCATCATCTGTTTGGTATGGCTTGTTTATGTTCATGACAAAAGATCTAAAGCTGGATGTATCTCTCTCGAACCCATACCAGACAAAGGCAATTGCATCATCCAAGAAAAAAACTGACAAGGTTGACGCAATGATACTTGCAGACCTTTACCGTGGCGGATATATTGCATTGTGCCATGTTCCAACAAAAATTGTAGTGGAATGGAGGCCACCTTGTACGACATAGACATTGGAGTGTACAGATGAGAACGAGTGAAAAAAATGCCATACATGGATACAAGAGGGGATAAAGATTGCAGGTACAACATTTACTCAAAAGTACAACGAATCGCTTCATTTCATAGGTGATTACAGAATTGATGACCATCTGCTCGTATGATAGACTCATTGCAAAAACAAACAAAAGGATATACCAAATTGCAAGATCTAATAAACAGATCCAATTGCTAAAGACAATTCCAGGAATTGGTGATTACAGTGCTTTGGTAGAGATTGATGATGTGAGGAGATTCTCACCGTTTGTACTCGTATGCAGGTTTGGTCAAGTGTACGCAATTCTGCAGATATGGTAAAGCATGGCAGGATAACAAAAAGAGGCAGCAGAATGATGAGGTGGATTTTGAGTGAAGCGGTCCGCACACATGTAAGGTGTGCACCAAAAAGCAATGTCACACGGTTTTACAAAAGACTCGCAAGAAAAAAAGGCACGGGCAAGGCCACAGTAGCAACTGCATCAAAGATGTTACGTGTCATATACTGGATGTTAAAGATAAGTTTGAAAGCAATTACAGTTAGATTCGCAACCGCGTCTTGTGCATTGGAGATTAAACTCCGATTAATAACTGCGGCATGATCTAACGATTGGATGAAGAAAGGTTGTGAGGGTAAACCTCGTATGGATAGTTATCCTTTTCTTCAGAAACGGAAAGTACACACCTAGCGAAAGCTATGCGGGATTAACGAAAAATGCTAGAATTGTTTATAAAGATAGCACATGGATATACATAAGGTCTAATCATATCTTGTAAAAGTATATTCATCAGCATGACATTTTAAACAATTTGTGCCTTACAATGGATATGTCATTTGAACGATGTAACTTCGATCACAAATTCTATAAGTGGCATATACTACCTAGTTGCATGGTAAAAGAGATCATTGGTGATAGACCAGTAGACATAACCAAAGAAGGTAGTGAAATCAAGATAGTTTTTCACCCCATCGCAAAAGGGGCAAAACATCCGGATGCGTCAGTTTTTAGTATAAAATTGACAAAAAAGGATCTAGAAACTATCAAAAAAGCATTCTAGAAACATACTTCTAGGTCTAAAAAACATACTGCTTTTATTTGATTATATACTGCCTTGGATCATTTTATATTACACCCTGATTGGTACTCAAATATGCCAGATTTGATAAATTCTGAAACATATAGCTTTGATGCAATACGTGGCATTCAAGCCAACCGCGAATATTATGTGGTAATATGCCCAATGAAGATCATCCCCAAACTCTTCATATTCAATGAATATGAAATTCCTGCAAAACTTAGAGCACAAAGAACTCTAAGGGAATCTAGAATTCCTGCGTTAACAAATTATATTTTGAGTAATCCAAAAGAGTATATTTTTTCATCACTTACCGCCTCTGTTGATGGTGCCATGAAATTTATCCCATCACCTCATTTAGGACCTGAAGGAAAAATCGGCAGACTGTCTATAGACATGTCATCAAAACTTTTGATAAATGATGGTCAGCATAGGCGTAAGGCCATAGAATCTGCACTGATAGAAAAACCAAATTTAGGTAATGATTCCATATCGGTGGTATTTTTTGAAGATCGTGGATTAAAGCGCTCCCAACAAATGTTTGCAGATCTAAACAAAAATGCCGTAAAACCATCAAAATCACTCAATATTTTATATGATAACCGCGATGAGTATTCTCAATTTATTGTTGGACTTGTAGACAATCTTGAAATATTCAAAAATCGGGTAGAGTTAGAAAAAACCACCATTGGCAAACATGCAAAAGAAGTATTTACGTTGGGAGGAATCTCTGATGCTACAAAAAAAATGCTTGGAAAAGAATCCATACGCAGACCAAGTCAAACTCAAAAATATACAATACGTGAATTTTGGAATTGTGTTACCCAGCACATGCCAGAATGGCAACTTTTAATCAAAGATAAAATAACTTCAGATGATCTGCGTGCAGGTTATGTCAACGGTCACACCAACTGTCTAAATGCATTGGGAATTGTGGGTAAAGAAACAATTAAACAGTATCCAGACAAATGGAAGAAAAAACTTTCTGCATTATCTCGTATTGACTGGTCGAGAGAAAACCCTGTTTGGGATGGGAATTTCATACAGGATAAAAAAATGGTTCGAACCACGGTTGGAATTGATCTTGGTGCTGCAGCAATACTAGAACATTGTAAAATATCCGTCCCAAAAAAGCCAAAGAGGTCTAAAAAATGACCCAATCCGTCTTTAAAATGCGTACACTAGAGAGCATTTATGAAGAAATTCGTACAGTCTATCTTAATGATGCCCGTCCATGGATTCTTGGATTCAGTGGAGGTAAGGATTCTACCTGTATGGTTCAGCTTGTATGGAATGCGCTCTCAAAACTACCAGCTGAAAAATTGGAAAAAAAGATCTATATTGTCTCATCTGATACTTTGGTTGAATCTCCACAAATAGTAGAGCGAATAACTTCATCTTTGGACAAGTTGGAAAGAGCATCCAAAAAATCACACATTCCAATATCAACCAATCTTTTGAGACCTCCAGTATCTGACACATTTTGGGTGAGGATATTGGGACTAGGTTATCCGGCACCAACCTCGATGTTTAGATGGTGCACAGATATGCTCAAAATAGCAAACGCCGACAGATTCATCAAGGAAAGAGTGTCAGAATACGGTGAAGTTATTGTTCTTCTAGGAACCCGTAAAAGTGAAAGCTCTACTAGACAACAATCAATGAATCTACGGGAAATTGAGAATAGTGTACTAAGCCATCACAAAAAATTTGCACAAACCTATGTTTACACACCGTTGGTGGATTTTGAAACAGACGATGTATGGAATTATCTATTGCAAAACAAAAACCCTTGGGGAGATAGTAACAGAGATCTTCTTGCATTGTACCAGGATGCAAACGCAAGCGAATGTCCATTGGTGGTAGATACTACCACGCCCTCCTGTGGCAGTGGGCGATTTGGATGTTGGACATGTACGGTAGTTGACAAACAAAAATCACTTGACAGTATGATTGAAAATGGTCACGAATGGATGGAGCCGCTTGCCGAACTACGTCACGAGTTAAAGAGAACGCAAGATTCTGAGATGTGGCCAAAAATACGCCAAATAACACGCAGAAATGGACGTGTGGATTTAAAGAATAATGGTACAGATTATACTCCAGGACCGTACACTTTGGAATTTAGAAAACAATATCTCAAAAAACTGTTAAAAGGTCAGATCAAAGTACAAAAACACGACATGGAAATGGTGTTGATCTCAGAGGATGAGATACATGAGATACAAAGGATTTGGAGGATGGAAGAGGGTGACTGGCAAAACACGGCATATTCAATATATGAAGATGTGATAGGTACACGTCTTGAATCCATAGCCGACGATACGGGAGGATTTGGAAGCTCAGAGCAAGGATTATTAGAGTTGGTCTGTAATGATTACAAGATTCCTTACAAACTTGTAAGCAATCTGTTAAACTCGGAGCTTGAATTGCAAGGGGGCTCAAGTCATGCAAAGATCTTTGAAAAGATCAAAAAAGAATTGTCCAAAGAATGGCGTGATGATATTGATATAATACGAAAAGAATTATTCACACAACGAGATGAAGAAAAACAAGTGAGGCCTAATGCTTTTAGCTAGAATAATATTGGATAACATAGGCGTATACAAAGGCTCCCACGAATTTGATCTTGAAACAACACCCCAAAAACCCATAATATTATACGGAGGAGTAAACGGGGCAGGCAAAACCACACTGTTTGAATCAATTCCTCTGTGTCTGTACGGTCAAAGATATGTAGAAGATAAAATCACTAAAAAAGAATATCACCAAAAAATTCGCAGATTATTTCACCGTAATGCAAAGACCAGTACCAGTGCCAAGGATGCGTCAATAACACTAGAATTTCAATACGCTCAAAACGGCAAAATTACTCAATATCAGATAACACGCATATGGCAAAATAATGATGGAAGAGTCGATGAATTTTTAAAAATATTTGCAAAACCTATAGGTAGCAAAAAATATTCCATGATAGACTCTGAGGAATCGCAACTTCAACACATGATAAACCAAATGATGCCCAAATCCGTGACGGATCTTTTCTTTTTTGACGGTGAACGAATTCAAAATTTGGCAAAGTTTGGTAATGAGAATGTGCATATAAAATCATCTTTTGATGACCTGCTCGGTTTGAATACATCTAGGCAATTACATGATGACATCGGTCTATACCTGCTCCGAAATTCTGATGGTGCCGATGCTCAAGCGTTGGCAGATTTAGAACGTGTAAATCAAGATAAAAACGAGGCACAGAACAAACTAGAGAGTCTGCAAGAAAAGCGTGTATTTTTAAACGGAGAAATATCCAACAAAAATAGAGACCTTCAATTAAAAGAGGCACAATTTTTCAAACTTGGAGGCATTTTTGCAAAAAACCGGCAAAAATTGGTTGATGAAAAAATTGAACTTGATAGACATATTGCAAACAATGAAATAATTTTAAGCAATCTCGTTGAAAAAAATCTACCATTTGCAATTGTAAAAGATCAGCTAAAACAGATAAAATCCGAGCTACAATCGGATATCTCAAAGCTTGGAGAAAGCTTTGAAAAATCCACATTAAATGGAGCATTTGATTACATGACGGAAAAATTAAACTCATTTTTGAATTCTTATACACCTGAAATAAAAAAAGAGATTTTACAACATCTTTATAAAATATCTGATGAAAAACTAAAATCATTATCTGGAAAACAACAAATGACGTTTGATTTTTCATTATCTGAAATGAAAATAATGCAAGATCGAATACAAACCATATTGGATGAAAAATATGAATCTGTACACAGCAATAATGATAAACATAAAAACATTCTTGAAAAACAAAAAGAAATATCTATAAAACTAGATGTTGCACCACAACAGGATGAGATTGGCCCATTATATTCGGATATAAAAGAAACAACTTTAGAAATAGGCGAGATGGAACAAGAGCTTCAAGCCATAACCAACATGGAATCTCAGGAAAAATCAATGATTGTCTTACTAAACAGTAAAATCAGAAAACAACTTTCAAAAAGAAAGATAGATCAGCGAAAAAATAGAGGTATGGACATGATACCTGTAATTCAAGAGGTTTTGAATGATTACTCTCAGAGACTGCGCACGAAAAAAATTAAAATATTAGAATCCAACATATTTGAAGGAATCAAAAAATGCTTCCATAAAGACGGATTGATCTCTAATATTTCTATAAACCCTGAAACCTACAATGTAACGCTATATAGAGAAAATGGCAACGAAATATTGAGAGAAGAGTTGTCAAAAGGCGAGCTTCAAATGTATGCTACAGCCATCATTTGGGGTCTTGCCAAAACATCTGGACGCTCATTACCGTTTGTGATTGATACGCCTCTGGCACGACTCGATGAGCAACATCGGGAAAATCTGATTCGAAATTTCTATCCTGCCGCTTCTCACCAAACGATCATATTTTCAACAGATGCTGAGATCGTGAATTCGTATTACGAATTGTTAAAACCTAGCATTTCAAAGTCAGGGGTCATTCGATATGATGAAACTCGAGACTGTAGCTTTGTGGATACTGCGTATTTTGAGAAAAGAGGTGATCTGGTTGCAGTTTGACAAAATCAGGGCAAGCTCACGCACCACCCATCTGTTTGGAATGCTCAAGACCAGTACTGGAATAGGACCTGAAGCCTGGGGGAGGCTTTCAATATGTATTTCAATAAGACAAAAAGGAATACCAAATCCCGATGAATACAATAAAGATGGCACAAATTTTCTACCATCACATCTGTTCTCTCATGATGATAAACTGTATCTGGCATTGATGATACATAGATTGAAAGAAGATCGTCTTGATCCAAAACTGTACCTAAATGATATGACTAGAGCGCATCTTAATCGTGGAGCGATATCACTAAAACAGAGAATAAATAGTTTATTTGATATATACAGATTCATGGATGAGATGAAAGTCTGCAAATTGCAGCAAAAACATGGATAAATCTAGGTGTTAAAAAGACGCCATGAAAAATCCCAAAACGTCTACAAATCCAATTTACTTGGATTTTCATGCAACCTCTCCTATGGATCCA
Coding sequences:
- a CDS encoding DNA sulfur modification protein DndB, with protein sequence MPDLINSETYSFDAIRGIQANREYYVVICPMKIIPKLFIFNEYEIPAKLRAQRTLRESRIPALTNYILSNPKEYIFSSLTASVDGAMKFIPSPHLGPEGKIGRLSIDMSSKLLINDGQHRRKAIESALIEKPNLGNDSISVVFFEDRGLKRSQQMFADLNKNAVKPSKSLNILYDNRDEYSQFIVGLVDNLEIFKNRVELEKTTIGKHAKEVFTLGGISDATKKMLGKESIRRPSQTQKYTIREFWNCVTQHMPEWQLLIKDKITSDDLRAGYVNGHTNCLNALGIVGKETIKQYPDKWKKKLSALSRIDWSRENPVWDGNFIQDKKMVRTTVGIDLGAAAILEHCKISVPKKPKRSKK
- a CDS encoding sulfotransferase; translation: MRTLESIYEEIRTVYLNDARPWILGFSGGKDSTCMVQLVWNALSKLPAEKLEKKIYIVSSDTLVESPQIVERITSSLDKLERASKKSHIPISTNLLRPPVSDTFWVRILGLGYPAPTSMFRWCTDMLKIANADRFIKERVSEYGEVIVLLGTRKSESSTRQQSMNLREIENSVLSHHKKFAQTYVYTPLVDFETDDVWNYLLQNKNPWGDSNRDLLALYQDANASECPLVVDTTTPSCGSGRFGCWTCTVVDKQKSLDSMIENGHEWMEPLAELRHELKRTQDSEMWPKIRQITRRNGRVDLKNNGTDYTPGPYTLEFRKQYLKKLLKGQIKVQKHDMEMVLISEDEIHEIQRIWRMEEGDWQNTAYSIYEDVIGTRLESIADDTGGFGSSEQGLLELVCNDYKIPYKLVSNLLNSELELQGGSSHAKIFEKIKKELSKEWRDDIDIIRKELFTQRDEEKQVRPNAFS
- a CDS encoding DNA sulfur modification protein DndD is translated as MLLARIILDNIGVYKGSHEFDLETTPQKPIILYGGVNGAGKTTLFESIPLCLYGQRYVEDKITKKEYHQKIRRLFHRNAKTSTSAKDASITLEFQYAQNGKITQYQITRIWQNNDGRVDEFLKIFAKPIGSKKYSMIDSEESQLQHMINQMMPKSVTDLFFFDGERIQNLAKFGNENVHIKSSFDDLLGLNTSRQLHDDIGLYLLRNSDGADAQALADLERVNQDKNEAQNKLESLQEKRVFLNGEISNKNRDLQLKEAQFFKLGGIFAKNRQKLVDEKIELDRHIANNEIILSNLVEKNLPFAIVKDQLKQIKSELQSDISKLGESFEKSTLNGAFDYMTEKLNSFLNSYTPEIKKEILQHLYKISDEKLKSLSGKQQMTFDFSLSEMKIMQDRIQTILDEKYESVHSNNDKHKNILEKQKEISIKLDVAPQQDEIGPLYSDIKETTLEIGEMEQELQAITNMESQEKSMIVLLNSKIRKQLSKRKIDQRKNRGMDMIPVIQEVLNDYSQRLRTKKIKILESNIFEGIKKCFHKDGLISNISINPETYNVTLYRENGNEILREELSKGELQMYATAIIWGLAKTSGRSLPFVIDTPLARLDEQHRENLIRNFYPAASHQTIIFSTDAEIVNSYYELLKPSISKSGVIRYDETRDCSFVDTAYFEKRGDLVAV